GCAATGAGCATTAAAAATCGCACCTGATTGCTGCCGGCGGCGAGAAGTGTTACCGGCGCTCGCTGATCCGGCATTTTTACGGTACCGCCTTCACCATACCCCCGTCGGCGAGGATGGTCTGCCCGGTGATGTACGTGTTCGCCCCGGAGCCCAGGAAGACGGCGAGCCTGCCGTACTCCGCAGGATCACCGTACCGCCCCGGGGGAATGCGGGAGAGGGAGACCCGGCTCACGTCCTCCACCGGAAGGCCTTTCCTCTCGGCCAGGGCCCTGTCGAGCTGCCGGATCCGCTCCGTGTCGAACCGCCCCGGTCCGATGGCGTTCACCAGGATGCCGTAGGGGGCGAACTCCGCCGACAGGGTCTTGGCCAGGCCGACGACCCCGAGGCCAGGACAAGGACCGTCTTGTCTGCAAGTCCGAAATCCATGATCATCCCTCCTTCGAAATACCTGTGTGGTATATGTATTATACTCCATTCGCCTTCTCTGATCATGCAATATGCATTGCATTTCCTGCGGAGCATTTCCTGCGGACTATTCCTAAATTAGCGGCAATGCAGTAAAATAGGTCACCACTACTAAATTTTTACATATCGGGAGGTCCCCCATGAACAATCTGACCCTGCGTGCCCGCCTCTGGATCCTGGCGCTGGTTCCCGTCCTCGGCGTTATCGGGACGTCGGTTTTCTCCATGTACTCGGCAAACTCGGTCTATTCGGACCTCCTTGAACGGATCCACAAGGAAGCCTTCGTGGCCCAGAGCCTGGTCATCAACGGCGACCGGGACCTCTACCAGGCCCTGGTGGCCAAGCAGGCCCTCCTTGCCAAAGGGCCGGGAGCCGATTTCGAGAAGAATCTCAAGGATTTCCGGGACAACGTGGTCCAGGCAAAGGACAGGCTCAATCAAGCGGAAGAAATTCTTTCCGCGCACCGGAGCGGCTGGGCGGTCTTCCGCCTTGAGGGCAAGCCGGAGTCCATATTTGACGAATTCACCGCCCTGAAGGCCGATTTCCCCCGGTGGGAAACCGCTTCGGAGAAACAGATCGAGGACGTGAGGACCGGAAAGACTGCACCGGGCTCCTCGGGCGAGATCGAGGACGCCCTGTTCAAAACGGTCCGGGGCAACATCAACGACATCGGTGAAATACTCGACCTCGGTGCGGAGGGCAGCGCCGCGGACAACCGCTCACGGATGGACAGGGCGAACATGACCGTGGTCGCCGTTGTCCTGGCCGTGACCCTGGCAGCCCTGACCCTGGCCTTCACTACCATCCGGGCGATCCGCCGGGCCGTCGACCGCATCCTCTCCGCTTCGAAGGCAGGCAGGGAGGGGAATCTCACGGTCCGGACCTCCCTGGACGGCTCCGACGAGCTGGCAGCGGTGGGCGGAGCCCTCGACGGAATGCTTGACAGCCTTCGTACGGTGGTGACCGACATCCAGCACAAGGCGGCCGCTCTTTCGGCCCTCTCGGAAACCACGGCGGCCTCCTGCGAGGAAGTGACCAGCACCACCAACGAGGTGGCGGAGAGTAACTCCCGCCTCGCGGAAGAGGTGAGCAGGGGCAGGACCGGCGCCGGGGAGGCGTCGAAAATGGTCCAGGAGATGAACTCCATCATCCTTTCCGCCAAGGAGCTTGCGTCAAGCGCCGACCAGAACTCCCGCCAGATGGCGTCCGCGGCGGCCAGGGGCAGGGAGACGGTGGCCCAGTCCATCGGCCATATGGAGAACATCCGGAACGCCGTGGGGGAGACTGAAAAACTCATCACGGAACTCAACAACCACTCGGCCCGGATCGGTGTGGTGGGGACCACCATCACATCTCTTGCGGACCAGACCAACCTCCTGGCCCTGAACGCCGCCATCGAGGCGGCCCGGGCGGGAGAGGCGGGGCGCGGGTTCGCCGTGGTGGCCGAAGAAGTCCGGAAGCTTGCGGAACAGTCCCAGCAGGGTGCCCGGGAAGTGGCGGAACTGGTGGGCAAGATCCTGGAAGGAACGGAGTCGGCGGTGAAATCCATGGAGACGAGCCGGAAGGGTGTGGAAGAAGGCGTGTCCATCGCCCACGTGGCCGGAGAAGCCCTTGAGAAGATCATGGAGGCCACGAAAAGTTCCGTGGAGGACATACGGCGCATCATTTCCGCCACGGAGAAGGAGGCGGAACAGTCCGGCCGCGTCATCGCCCTTATCGACGACACGACTTCGGTCATGGAGAACGCCGACGAGCAGGTCCAGAACGTGGCCGC
The Aminivibrio sp. DNA segment above includes these coding regions:
- a CDS encoding SDR family oxidoreductase, with product MEYNTYTTQVFRRRDDHGFRTCRQDGPCPGLGVVGLAKTLSAEFAPYGILVNAIGPGRFDTERIRQLDRALAERKGLPVEDVSRVSLSRIPPGRYGDPAEYGRLAVFLGSGANTYITGQTILADGGMVKAVP
- a CDS encoding methyl-accepting chemotaxis protein, whose protein sequence is MNNLTLRARLWILALVPVLGVIGTSVFSMYSANSVYSDLLERIHKEAFVAQSLVINGDRDLYQALVAKQALLAKGPGADFEKNLKDFRDNVVQAKDRLNQAEEILSAHRSGWAVFRLEGKPESIFDEFTALKADFPRWETASEKQIEDVRTGKTAPGSSGEIEDALFKTVRGNINDIGEILDLGAEGSAADNRSRMDRANMTVVAVVLAVTLAALTLAFTTIRAIRRAVDRILSASKAGREGNLTVRTSLDGSDELAAVGGALDGMLDSLRTVVTDIQHKAAALSALSETTAASCEEVTSTTNEVAESNSRLAEEVSRGRTGAGEASKMVQEMNSIILSAKELASSADQNSRQMASAAARGRETVAQSIGHMENIRNAVGETEKLITELNNHSARIGVVGTTITSLADQTNLLALNAAIEAARAGEAGRGFAVVAEEVRKLAEQSQQGAREVAELVGKILEGTESAVKSMETSRKGVEEGVSIAHVAGEALEKIMEATKSSVEDIRRIISATEKEAEQSGRVIALIDDTTSVMENADEQVQNVAASMEETAVAMESVATGATEVSATAEDLRKITERFIVDGGAPSRGLALR